From a single Spartobacteria bacterium genomic region:
- a CDS encoding O-acetylhomoserine aminocarboxypropyltransferase/cysteine synthase, which translates to MSTLSLHAGQDPDPTTGSRAVPIYQTSSYVFKSAQHAADLFALKEVGNIYTRLMNPTTDVFEKRMAAIEGGTGALAVASGMAAISLALLAVTQLGDEVVAGNNLYGGTYQLLHYTMPKFGRSTLFVDSRNPDAFRTAITPKTRAIYIETIGNPKLDVPDFEVIAKIAHEAKIPLIVDNTIGAGIFRPFDYGADIIVASATKYIGGHGTSLGGVIIDSGAFQWNNGVFPEFTEPDPSYHGIVYWDALHDVAGLGNIAFIMKARVTLLRDLGPALSPFNAHQLLIGLETLPLRQQKHCDNALALAQWLQKHPLVSWVNYPGLTDSPSYSVASRYLKKGFGGMVGFGIQGGLDAGIKFIDSVKLLSHLASIGDAKTLVIHPASTTHQQLSEEEQRGTGISSDFIRLSVGLEDIDDLKADIDQALTKAVQK; encoded by the coding sequence ATGTCTACGCTTTCTCTGCATGCCGGGCAGGATCCGGATCCGACCACCGGCTCTCGTGCCGTTCCTATCTATCAAACGTCATCTTATGTATTTAAATCAGCACAGCATGCCGCTGATCTGTTTGCTCTTAAGGAGGTTGGCAATATTTATACGCGTCTGATGAATCCAACAACCGATGTTTTTGAAAAAAGAATGGCGGCCATTGAGGGCGGAACGGGTGCGTTGGCTGTAGCCTCTGGGATGGCTGCCATCAGTTTGGCCCTTTTAGCGGTGACGCAGCTGGGGGATGAAGTGGTGGCCGGAAACAATCTTTACGGCGGAACATACCAGCTGCTGCATTATACCATGCCAAAGTTTGGGCGTTCCACCCTGTTTGTGGATTCGCGCAACCCGGATGCGTTTCGCACGGCGATTACACCTAAAACGAGAGCGATCTACATCGAAACCATTGGGAATCCTAAGCTGGATGTGCCTGATTTTGAAGTTATTGCAAAAATAGCCCATGAGGCGAAGATTCCCTTGATCGTCGATAATACGATTGGTGCAGGTATCTTTCGTCCCTTTGACTATGGTGCTGATATTATCGTCGCATCGGCAACGAAATACATCGGTGGACACGGGACATCACTGGGTGGTGTCATCATCGATTCCGGGGCGTTTCAGTGGAATAACGGTGTGTTTCCCGAATTCACAGAGCCCGATCCCAGCTATCACGGTATCGTATATTGGGATGCCCTGCATGATGTTGCCGGGTTGGGCAATATCGCCTTTATTATGAAGGCAAGGGTGACGTTGCTGCGCGATCTTGGACCGGCCTTGAGCCCATTCAATGCGCACCAGCTGTTGATCGGTTTGGAAACCCTGCCCCTGCGGCAGCAGAAGCATTGCGATAATGCTCTGGCACTGGCGCAGTGGCTTCAAAAGCATCCATTGGTCAGCTGGGTGAATTATCCCGGATTGACAGATAGTCCATCCTATTCCGTAGCGTCCAGGTATCTTAAAAAAGGTTTTGGAGGAATGGTAGGCTTTGGAATTCAGGGGGGGCTTGATGCGGGGATCAAATTTATCGATTCAGTGAAGTTGCTGTCTCATCTGGCCAGTATCGGCGATGCCAAAACACTGGTTATTCACCCGGCATCTACGACGCATCAGCAGTTGTCTGAGGAAGAACAGCGTGGAACAGGTATCTCGTCAGATTTTATTCGTCTGTCCGTTGGACTGGAGGACATAGATGACTTAAAAGCTGACATCGATCAGGCACTCACAAAAGCGGTTCAAAAATAA
- a CDS encoding uracil phosphoribosyltransferase, with protein sequence MKNVNEIKHPLIQSHLARMRDKNTAPDEFRNMMRRITRLVTYEATKDLETSDYEVETPICKMTVPMVTVRIGLIPILRAGLGMVDPVLDLIPNAEVWHLGFYRDENTFKPVEYYKKFPDNEPVDVALVLDPMLATGGSAVAALKAVYDWNVPKVKMLSIIAAPEGIEKVNHVYPDTQIYVCSIDSHLNENAYIVPGLGDAGDRIFNANA encoded by the coding sequence ATGAAGAACGTCAATGAAATCAAGCATCCTCTGATCCAGAGCCATTTAGCACGCATGCGGGATAAAAATACAGCCCCTGATGAATTCCGCAATATGATGCGCCGCATTACGCGTCTCGTCACTTACGAGGCCACAAAAGATCTGGAAACATCCGATTATGAAGTAGAAACACCGATCTGTAAAATGACGGTACCAATGGTAACGGTACGCATCGGCCTTATTCCTATTCTACGCGCAGGTCTGGGCATGGTCGACCCGGTACTGGATTTAATACCCAATGCAGAAGTTTGGCATTTAGGATTTTATCGCGATGAAAACACCTTTAAACCCGTAGAATATTACAAAAAATTTCCTGACAATGAGCCCGTAGACGTGGCACTGGTACTGGATCCGATGCTGGCAACGGGTGGTTCCGCAGTTGCCGCGCTCAAAGCGGTATACGACTGGAATGTCCCCAAGGTGAAAATGCTGTCCATTATTGCCGCACCGGAAGGCATTGAAAAAGTAAACCATGTTTATCCAGATACACAGATTTATGTTTGCTCCATCGATAGTCATTTAAATGAAAACGCCTATATCGTGCCTGGCTTGGGTGATGCGGGTGATCGAATATTTAATGCTAATGCATAA
- a CDS encoding pyridoxal-phosphate dependent enzyme: protein MIDHMNNDVLNRTITRAKEQKIILPTIAQQKDPSLISADIVEKLSGIGLWDIDPLNLFRITWKNEATESGGGFNNGNYIEFPSEITGVDAKIVGLSGKWFPTGAHKVGAAYGCLVPRLVSGNFDPTKQKAVWPSTGNYCRGGAYDCALLGCPAIAILPEEMSRERFDWLREIGTNEIFATPGCESNVKEIYDKCWELRKERGDDIVIFNQFDEFGNAIWHYQATGTAVQDLFTEMYAGTDCRLSAYVSATGSAGTIAAGDFLKTIHPRMRVIATEALQCPTLYQFGFGGHRIEGIGDKHVPWIHNVRNTDMIAAIDDEQVMQIMRLLNEEAGLAYLKNLGVKDDVLSRLEWLGISSICNLVAAIKAAKYYDMTSEDVIFLPMTDSMEMYGSRLTEMREMHGIYTETMAAAHYGRYLEGASIDYLRELNYQDRKALHNFKYFTWVEQQGKTVEELRALWSDDFWQEMFAQEQVDEWDQMINAFNTAVNA, encoded by the coding sequence ATCATAGACCATATGAACAACGACGTGCTGAATCGGACGATTACACGAGCCAAAGAGCAAAAAATCATTTTACCAACCATTGCACAGCAAAAAGATCCGTCCCTTATTTCTGCTGACATCGTAGAAAAACTGTCAGGCATAGGCTTGTGGGATATTGATCCACTGAACCTGTTTCGTATCACCTGGAAAAATGAAGCAACAGAAAGCGGCGGAGGCTTCAATAATGGTAATTACATCGAGTTCCCCTCTGAAATCACGGGCGTTGATGCCAAAATTGTTGGTCTTTCAGGCAAATGGTTTCCTACGGGAGCCCATAAAGTCGGTGCCGCGTACGGCTGCCTCGTTCCACGTCTGGTTTCCGGCAACTTTGACCCCACGAAACAAAAAGCGGTATGGCCATCGACAGGCAACTACTGTCGTGGAGGAGCCTATGACTGTGCACTGCTAGGTTGTCCCGCCATAGCCATTTTACCCGAGGAAATGAGCAGAGAACGCTTTGACTGGCTGCGAGAGATCGGAACCAATGAAATCTTTGCGACACCGGGCTGTGAATCCAATGTAAAAGAAATATATGATAAGTGCTGGGAACTGCGCAAGGAACGGGGCGATGACATCGTCATCTTTAATCAGTTTGATGAATTCGGCAATGCCATCTGGCATTACCAGGCTACAGGCACTGCTGTTCAGGATCTGTTCACTGAAATGTACGCGGGCACAGACTGTCGGCTGTCGGCATATGTATCGGCTACCGGGTCAGCGGGAACCATTGCTGCCGGCGACTTCCTAAAAACGATTCATCCCCGAATGCGGGTCATTGCAACCGAAGCCTTGCAATGCCCCACGCTCTACCAATTTGGATTTGGTGGGCATCGCATCGAAGGCATCGGAGACAAACATGTGCCGTGGATTCATAATGTGCGCAATACCGATATGATTGCCGCCATCGATGATGAACAGGTTATGCAGATCATGCGACTCCTGAACGAAGAAGCAGGACTGGCCTATCTGAAGAATCTTGGCGTCAAAGATGATGTGTTGTCCCGACTCGAATGGCTTGGCATTTCGTCGATATGCAACTTGGTGGCAGCGATCAAAGCGGCTAAGTATTACGATATGACATCTGAGGATGTGATATTCCTTCCTATGACCGACTCCATGGAAATGTATGGTTCACGACTCACTGAAATGCGCGAAATGCACGGGATTTATACGGAAACAATGGCGGCCGCACATTACGGGCGGTACCTCGAAGGGGCCTCCATCGATTATCTACGTGAATTGAATTATCAGGATCGCAAAGCACTGCATAACTTCAAATACTTCACATGGGTGGAACAGCAGGGCAAAACAGTAGAAGAACTGCGTGCCCTATGGTCAGATGATTTCTGGCAGGAAATGTTTGCACAGGAACAGGTAGATGAGTGGGATCAAATGATTAATGCCTTCAATACCGCTGTAAACGCATAA
- the cysK gene encoding cysteine synthase A produces the protein MARIFTDNSLSIGHTPLVRLNHVTAGIGATILAKIEGRNPAYSVKCRIGAGMIWDAEEKGLLHPGSHIVEPTSGNTGIALAYVAAARGYKLTLYMPDTMSIERRRVLAALGAETILTPGSEGMNGAIRRAEEAAKSPDVFMPGQFTNPANPATHERTTGPEIWNDTDGQVDAVVAGVGTGGTITGISRYIKVNRNKPILSIAVEPAESPVITQFLAGRPLRSGSHRIQGIGAGFIPEILDIDLIDRVEQVASDEAYIFARRLAREEGILCGISSGAAVAAALQQAADPALKNKTMVVILPDAAERYLSTPLFA, from the coding sequence ATGGCTCGTATTTTTACTGACAATTCGTTGTCCATTGGGCATACCCCGCTCGTTCGGTTAAATCATGTCACGGCGGGGATCGGAGCGACGATCCTTGCCAAGATTGAGGGCCGCAATCCTGCCTACTCCGTAAAATGCCGCATTGGCGCAGGAATGATTTGGGATGCCGAAGAAAAAGGCCTGCTCCACCCCGGATCGCATATCGTCGAGCCCACCAGTGGAAACACAGGTATTGCATTGGCTTATGTTGCCGCCGCACGCGGGTATAAACTGACCTTGTATATGCCCGATACGATGAGTATCGAACGCCGCCGTGTTCTTGCCGCGCTGGGAGCGGAAACGATCCTCACTCCCGGTAGCGAAGGAATGAACGGTGCCATTAGACGTGCCGAAGAAGCGGCGAAGTCTCCTGATGTATTTATGCCCGGTCAGTTCACTAATCCAGCTAATCCTGCCACCCACGAACGCACCACCGGGCCTGAAATATGGAATGATACCGATGGTCAGGTCGATGCGGTCGTCGCCGGTGTAGGAACGGGAGGAACGATTACGGGCATCTCCCGCTATATCAAAGTGAATCGGAATAAGCCCATTCTTTCCATCGCTGTCGAACCGGCAGAAAGCCCAGTTATTACGCAGTTTTTGGCCGGGCGGCCACTGCGATCGGGATCGCATCGCATACAGGGAATCGGAGCGGGCTTTATTCCTGAGATATTGGATATAGATCTCATAGATCGTGTCGAGCAGGTTGCCAGCGATGAGGCCTATATTTTCGCCCGTCGCCTCGCCAGAGAAGAAGGCATCCTCTGTGGTATATCCAGTGGTGCTGCCGTGGCCGCCGCACTGCAGCAGGCCGCCGATCCCGCGCTCAAAAATAAAACAATGGTGGTGATTCTTCCCGATGCCGCAGAACGGTATCTTTCTACGCCGCTATTTGCCTGA